One window of the Klebsiella sp. WP3-W18-ESBL-02 genome contains the following:
- a CDS encoding ABC transporter substrate-binding protein, with protein MSSSALSALPQGYPADYQKVVDAATKEGKVVIYSTTDTKAAGPLIQGFEALYPGIKVEYNDMNSTELYNRFISEQAAGGGSGDVVWSSSMDTALKLATDYAQQYVSPEQSQLPKWAVWSNKAYGTTYEPVVFIYNKRLIPVNEVPDSHAALAKLIASQVDKFKSKVTTYDIEKSGLGFMLSVQDYKADPHYFKTLADVAKGGLAVQSSTGTMMERVSSGENLIGFNILGSYAEARAKTDPSLGIAYPKDYTLVLSRVSFISQQAEHANAAKLWLDYVLSEKGQNILANQADIPSIRNDIDGKNDIDGMTKMLGNALKPIPVDESLLEYLQPKKRLDYIKQWREAAAK; from the coding sequence ATGTCATCCTCCGCGCTGTCCGCTCTGCCGCAGGGCTATCCGGCCGACTATCAGAAGGTCGTTGATGCCGCCACGAAAGAAGGCAAAGTGGTGATTTACTCTACCACCGACACCAAAGCGGCCGGGCCGCTTATTCAGGGTTTTGAAGCCCTCTATCCCGGCATCAAAGTCGAATACAACGATATGAACAGCACCGAGCTGTACAATCGCTTTATCAGTGAACAGGCCGCCGGTGGCGGCAGCGGCGACGTCGTCTGGAGCTCCTCGATGGACACCGCGCTGAAGCTGGCGACCGACTACGCCCAGCAGTACGTTTCGCCGGAACAAAGCCAACTGCCAAAATGGGCGGTCTGGAGCAATAAAGCCTATGGCACCACCTACGAGCCGGTGGTGTTTATCTACAATAAGCGCCTCATCCCGGTGAATGAAGTGCCGGATTCTCACGCCGCGCTGGCCAAGCTGATCGCCAGCCAGGTCGACAAATTTAAAAGTAAGGTCACCACTTACGATATCGAAAAATCCGGGCTCGGCTTCATGTTGTCGGTACAGGATTACAAGGCCGATCCGCACTACTTCAAAACGCTGGCCGATGTCGCTAAAGGCGGCTTAGCCGTGCAGTCATCTACCGGCACGATGATGGAGCGGGTATCCTCCGGCGAAAACTTAATTGGCTTCAATATCCTGGGGTCCTACGCTGAAGCGCGAGCCAAAACCGATCCGTCGCTGGGCATTGCCTATCCGAAGGACTACACCCTGGTGCTGTCGCGCGTCTCCTTCATCAGCCAGCAGGCAGAACATGCTAACGCCGCAAAACTGTGGCTGGACTACGTTCTGTCTGAAAAAGGGCAAAACATTCTGGCCAACCAAGCGGATATCCCCTCCATCCGTAACGACATCGATGGCAAAAATGACATCGACGGCATGACCAAAATGCTGGGCAACGCGCTGAAACCGATCCCGGTTGATGAGTCGCTGCTTGAATACCTGCAGCCGAAAAAACGTCTGGACTACATCAAACAGTGGCGTGAAGCCGCGGCCAAATAA
- the rpsU gene encoding 30S ribosomal protein S21, translating into MPVIKVRENEPFDVALRRFKRSCEKAGVLAEVRRREFYEKPTTERKRAKASAVKRHAKKLARENARRTRLY; encoded by the coding sequence ATGCCGGTAATTAAAGTACGTGAAAACGAGCCGTTCGACGTAGCACTGCGTCGCTTCAAGCGTTCCTGTGAAAAAGCGGGTGTTCTGGCGGAAGTTCGTCGTCGTGAGTTCTATGAAAAACCGACTACCGAACGTAAGCGCGCTAAAGCTTCTGCAGTGAAACGTCACGCGAAGAAACTGGCTCGCGAAAACGCACGCCGTACTCGTCTGTACTAA
- the tsaD gene encoding tRNA (adenosine(37)-N6)-threonylcarbamoyltransferase complex transferase subunit TsaD translates to MRVLGIETSCDETGIAIYDDEKGLLANQLYSQVKLHADYGGVVPELASRDHVRKTVPLIQAALQEANLTAKDIDAVAYTAGPGLVGALLVGATVGRSLAFAWNVPAIPVHHMEGHLLAPMLEDNPPEYPFVALLVSGGHTQLISVTGIGQYALLGESIDDAAGEAFDKTAKLLGLDYPGGPMLSKLASQGTEGRFVFPRPMTDRPGLDFSFSGLKTFAANTIRNNGNDDQTRADIARAFEDAVVDTLMIKCRRALDQTGFKRLVMAGGVSANRTLRAKLAEMMHKRGGEVFYARPEFCTDNGAMIAYAGMVRLKTGVNASLGVTVRPRWPLAELPAA, encoded by the coding sequence ATGCGTGTACTGGGTATTGAAACATCCTGCGATGAAACCGGCATCGCGATTTATGACGACGAAAAAGGTCTCTTAGCCAACCAGCTGTATAGTCAGGTGAAATTGCACGCTGACTACGGTGGCGTGGTACCTGAGCTGGCCTCGCGCGACCACGTGCGTAAAACGGTTCCCCTGATTCAGGCGGCATTACAAGAAGCGAATCTGACGGCCAAAGATATCGATGCGGTGGCCTATACCGCCGGTCCGGGTCTGGTTGGCGCGCTGCTGGTTGGCGCAACGGTTGGCCGTTCGCTGGCGTTCGCCTGGAACGTGCCGGCGATTCCGGTACACCATATGGAAGGGCATCTGCTGGCGCCGATGCTGGAAGACAACCCGCCGGAATACCCGTTCGTTGCGCTGCTGGTCTCTGGCGGACACACGCAGCTGATTAGCGTGACCGGCATCGGTCAGTACGCGCTGCTGGGCGAGTCGATTGACGATGCGGCAGGGGAAGCCTTTGACAAAACCGCCAAGCTGCTCGGCCTGGATTATCCCGGTGGCCCAATGCTGTCGAAGCTGGCCTCACAGGGAACAGAAGGGCGCTTTGTCTTCCCGCGCCCGATGACCGACCGTCCGGGGCTGGATTTCAGCTTCTCTGGTCTGAAAACCTTTGCGGCCAATACCATTCGTAATAACGGTAACGACGATCAAACGCGAGCCGATATTGCCCGTGCATTTGAAGATGCGGTGGTGGATACGCTGATGATCAAATGCCGACGCGCGCTGGATCAAACCGGCTTCAAGCGCCTGGTGATGGCTGGCGGCGTGAGCGCCAACCGCACGCTGCGCGCGAAGCTGGCGGAAATGATGCACAAACGCGGTGGCGAAGTGTTTTATGCGCGCCCTGAATTTTGTACCGACAACGGCGCGATGATTGCCTATGCCGGAATGGTGCGCTTGAAAACCGGCGTGAACGCGTCGCTTGGCGTGACCGTCCGTCCGCGCTGGCCGCTGGCTGAGCTGCCTGCGGCCTGA
- the plsY gene encoding glycerol-3-phosphate 1-O-acyltransferase PlsY → MSAIEPGMILLAYLCGSISSAILVCRIAGLPDPRTSGSGNPGATNVLRVGGKGAAVAVLVFDILKGMLPVWGAYALGLSPFWLGLVAIAACLGHIWPVFFHFQGGKGVATAFGAIAPIGWDLTGVMAGTWLLTILLSGYSSLGAIVSALVAPFYVWWFKPQYTFPVSMLSCLILLRHHDNIQRLWRRQETKVWARFKKSKNLSQKELSDNKI, encoded by the coding sequence ATGAGTGCAATCGAGCCTGGAATGATCCTCCTTGCCTACCTTTGCGGCTCAATTTCCAGCGCCATTTTGGTCTGCCGCATTGCGGGGTTACCTGACCCGCGCACCAGTGGTTCCGGCAATCCCGGAGCCACAAATGTGCTGCGCGTCGGCGGTAAAGGCGCTGCCGTAGCCGTCCTGGTTTTCGACATCCTGAAAGGGATGCTGCCCGTCTGGGGTGCCTATGCCCTAGGCTTATCCCCCTTCTGGCTTGGGCTAGTGGCGATTGCCGCCTGTCTGGGCCATATCTGGCCGGTATTCTTCCACTTTCAGGGTGGAAAGGGCGTCGCTACCGCGTTTGGTGCCATTGCGCCTATCGGCTGGGATCTCACCGGCGTGATGGCCGGCACTTGGTTACTGACGATTTTATTAAGCGGCTACTCATCGCTGGGCGCCATCGTCAGCGCGCTGGTTGCGCCGTTCTACGTCTGGTGGTTTAAGCCCCAGTACACTTTCCCTGTCTCTATGCTTTCCTGCCTGATCTTGCTGCGTCACCATGACAACATTCAGCGTTTATGGCGACGCCAGGAAACCAAAGTCTGGGCGCGATTTAAAAAAAGTAAGAACCTATCCCAAAAGGAATTGTCAGATAATAAAATATGA
- the mug gene encoding G/U mismatch-specific DNA glycosylase, with translation MVKDIIDSGLRVLFCGINPGLSSSSLGYPFAHPANRFWKVLHLAGFTERQLKPEEAEQMLEFRCGVTKLVERPTVQASEVSVQELRSGGQALIEKVEHYKPAALAVLGKQAFERGLGQRGATWGKQTYMIGDTEVWVLPNPSGLSRITLDKLVEAYQELDVALKVRGL, from the coding sequence ATGGTTAAGGACATTATTGATTCGGGGCTGCGGGTGCTGTTCTGCGGTATTAACCCGGGGCTGTCGTCTTCCTCACTGGGCTACCCCTTTGCGCACCCGGCAAACCGTTTCTGGAAGGTGCTACATCTGGCGGGGTTTACCGAACGCCAGCTAAAGCCGGAAGAGGCGGAGCAGATGCTGGAATTTCGCTGTGGCGTGACCAAGCTGGTTGAACGCCCGACGGTGCAGGCGAGTGAGGTCAGCGTGCAGGAGTTACGCAGCGGCGGGCAGGCGCTGATTGAGAAAGTTGAGCACTACAAACCTGCTGCATTAGCCGTTCTGGGTAAGCAGGCCTTTGAACGCGGCTTAGGGCAGCGCGGGGCGACGTGGGGCAAGCAGACGTACATGATTGGCGATACCGAAGTGTGGGTATTACCGAATCCGAGCGGATTGAGCCGGATTACGCTGGATAAATTGGTAGAGGCGTATCAGGAACTGGACGTGGCGTTGAAGGTGCGGGGCTTGTAG
- the dnaG gene encoding DNA primase has translation MAGRIPRVFINDLLARTDIIDLIDARVKLKKQGKNYHACCPFHNEKTPSFTVNGDKQFYHCFGCGAHGNAIDFLMNYDKLEFVETVEELAAMHNLEVPYEAGTGLSQIERHQRQNLYQLMEGLNDFYQQSFAQPIAEPARQYLEQRGLSAEIVQQFAIGFAPPGWDNALKRFGGNVDNRKLLLDAGMLVNNDQGRTYDRFRNRVMFPIRDKRGRVIGFGGRVLGNDTPKYLNSPETDIFHKGRQLYGLYEAQQHNAEPPRLLVVEGYMDVVALAQYGINYAVASLGTSTTADHIHMLFRATNNVICCYDGDRAGRDAAWRALETAMPYMTDGRQLRFMFLPEGEDPDTLVRKEGKEAFEARMEHAQPLSVFLFNNLLPQVDLSTPDGSTQLAALALPLISQVPGDAHRIQLRQTLGLKLGIFDDAALDRLMPKQAESGVVRPPQQIKQTPMRILIGLLVQNPNLAPLVPPMHGLAQAKLPGLNLFTELVNLCVAQPGLTTGQLLENYRGASEYATLEKLSTWNDIKDENVEKMFTDTLNRIFDSMLEQRQEELIARDRTHGLSSEERREFWEIRQALEKK, from the coding sequence ATGGCTGGACGAATCCCACGCGTATTTATTAATGATCTGCTGGCTCGCACCGACATCATCGATCTGATCGATGCACGGGTGAAGCTAAAAAAGCAGGGCAAAAATTACCATGCGTGCTGTCCGTTCCATAACGAGAAAACCCCCTCTTTCACCGTCAACGGTGATAAGCAGTTTTACCACTGCTTTGGCTGCGGCGCGCACGGCAATGCCATCGACTTTTTAATGAACTACGACAAGCTCGAGTTCGTTGAAACCGTTGAAGAACTGGCGGCCATGCACAATCTTGAAGTGCCGTATGAAGCCGGAACAGGCCTTAGCCAGATAGAGCGTCATCAGCGCCAGAATCTCTATCAGCTAATGGAAGGGTTAAATGATTTTTATCAGCAATCCTTCGCCCAACCCATTGCCGAGCCAGCACGCCAGTATCTGGAGCAACGCGGCCTGAGTGCCGAGATTGTCCAGCAGTTTGCTATTGGTTTTGCACCGCCGGGCTGGGATAACGCCTTAAAACGTTTCGGGGGTAATGTCGACAACAGAAAGCTGTTGCTCGATGCCGGAATGCTGGTCAATAACGACCAGGGAAGAACCTACGACCGTTTCCGCAATCGCGTGATGTTCCCGATTCGCGACAAACGAGGCCGGGTAATAGGTTTTGGTGGCCGCGTACTCGGTAACGATACGCCGAAATACCTGAACTCCCCGGAAACCGATATTTTCCATAAGGGTCGCCAGCTGTATGGCCTTTATGAAGCCCAGCAGCATAACGCTGAACCACCGCGGCTGCTGGTTGTCGAAGGATATATGGATGTCGTCGCGCTGGCGCAATACGGTATTAACTACGCCGTGGCCTCGCTGGGTACGTCGACCACTGCTGACCACATCCATATGTTATTCCGTGCGACAAACAACGTGATTTGCTGCTACGACGGCGACCGTGCCGGCCGCGACGCCGCTTGGCGCGCGCTGGAAACCGCCATGCCGTACATGACCGACGGTCGTCAGCTACGCTTTATGTTTCTACCCGAAGGTGAAGACCCGGATACGCTGGTACGCAAAGAAGGTAAAGAGGCTTTTGAAGCACGGATGGAGCACGCACAGCCGCTCTCCGTCTTCTTATTTAACAACCTCTTACCACAGGTTGACCTGAGTACGCCGGACGGCAGTACCCAGCTCGCCGCGCTGGCGCTGCCGTTGATAAGCCAGGTCCCGGGCGACGCGCACCGTATTCAGCTGCGCCAGACGCTGGGCCTGAAGCTCGGCATCTTCGACGATGCGGCGCTTGATCGTTTAATGCCAAAACAGGCAGAAAGTGGCGTGGTACGCCCGCCTCAGCAGATAAAACAGACGCCTATGCGTATACTTATAGGGCTACTGGTGCAAAACCCGAATCTTGCACCGCTCGTCCCTCCTATGCATGGGCTCGCGCAGGCAAAGCTGCCGGGGCTCAACCTGTTCACCGAGCTGGTGAACCTGTGTGTTGCGCAACCGGGCCTGACGACCGGCCAGCTGTTGGAGAATTATCGCGGAGCAAGTGAATACGCAACACTTGAAAAACTCTCAACCTGGAACGATATAAAGGATGAGAACGTTGAAAAAATGTTCACCGACACGCTAAACCGAATTTTTGATTCAATGCTTGAACAGCGACAGGAAGAGTTGATAGCTCGCGATCGCACGCACGGTTTGAGCAGTGAAGAGCGCAGGGAATTCTGGGAAATAAGACAGGCCCTGGAAAAAAAGTGA
- a CDS encoding sensor histidine kinase — translation MKLKLSFQVKLFLALVVFSCLLLALLGTLLFHFIDRQLHHDLGQRARVQASEIALMPGLAEKVLQRDIPGIARLIQPLRAESDASYIVIGDVHEQHLYHSESPERLNLPMIGGDNRDVLNGKTIISVRKGGIGVSLRSKAPIFDSQHRVIGIVSVGYLTSYIANINARLLWRTALYGFALLLMLFIFSWLLARTLKKQMFGLEPKDIAQLVLQQKALLEAMYEGVFAVNVDKQLILINRAAREMLNIPHSEQALLGKPLDEVIQLPPSFFAPGNTAYDSRHHDHITVLNQRETIVNRVAIEVEPGVPSGWVFSFRDKNDINTLSSQLSQVTRYADNLRIMRHEQLNWTATLVGLLQMQRYDDALRYIQVQAEGAQQVLDFLSTQFVSPALCGLLLGKYVSAREKGVELLFDPACQLSRLPEGLSETELMSVIGNLVDNAVDATLKTSARATPVDVYISDRNHELVIEVADQGCGVDESMKPYIFEQGFTSKTSTGCELTGAEHGIGLYLVAGYVRRAGGSIEMSDNAPQGTVFTVFLPFNAPPCAGFSYD, via the coding sequence ATGAAACTCAAATTATCCTTCCAGGTGAAGCTCTTTCTCGCACTGGTGGTTTTTTCCTGTCTGCTGCTGGCGCTATTGGGCACGCTGCTCTTCCACTTTATTGACCGCCAGTTGCACCATGATTTAGGTCAGCGCGCCCGCGTACAGGCTAGCGAGATAGCATTAATGCCCGGGCTTGCGGAAAAGGTGCTGCAGCGCGATATTCCCGGCATTGCGCGGCTTATTCAGCCGCTGCGCGCCGAAAGCGATGCCAGCTATATTGTGATTGGCGACGTTCACGAACAGCATCTGTACCACTCGGAATCACCGGAGCGCCTTAATCTGCCGATGATCGGCGGGGATAACCGCGACGTACTCAACGGCAAAACCATTATCTCGGTGCGTAAAGGAGGGATTGGCGTGTCGCTGCGCAGCAAAGCCCCCATTTTCGATAGCCAACATCGGGTTATCGGTATCGTCTCCGTTGGCTACCTCACCTCTTATATCGCCAATATTAACGCCCGTTTGCTATGGCGAACCGCGCTGTATGGCTTCGCCCTGCTCCTGATGCTGTTTATCTTTTCCTGGCTGCTGGCTCGCACGCTGAAAAAGCAGATGTTCGGCCTGGAGCCCAAAGATATTGCCCAACTGGTATTGCAGCAAAAAGCGCTGCTTGAGGCCATGTATGAGGGGGTGTTTGCGGTCAACGTCGATAAACAATTAATCCTGATCAACCGCGCCGCGAGGGAAATGCTCAATATTCCCCACAGCGAGCAAGCGCTGCTGGGCAAGCCGCTTGATGAGGTTATTCAACTGCCGCCGTCGTTTTTTGCGCCGGGTAATACCGCTTATGATAGCCGCCATCACGATCACATCACCGTCCTGAATCAACGGGAAACCATCGTCAACCGGGTCGCCATTGAAGTCGAGCCCGGGGTTCCCAGCGGCTGGGTATTCAGTTTTCGCGATAAAAACGATATCAATACGCTCAGTAGCCAGCTGAGTCAGGTAACCCGCTACGCCGATAATCTGCGCATCATGCGCCATGAGCAGCTTAACTGGACCGCCACGCTGGTCGGCCTGCTGCAAATGCAGCGCTATGACGATGCGCTACGCTACATTCAGGTACAGGCGGAAGGTGCCCAGCAGGTGCTGGATTTTCTCTCCACGCAGTTTGTCTCTCCTGCCCTGTGCGGCCTGCTGCTGGGGAAATATGTTAGCGCCCGCGAAAAGGGCGTAGAGCTACTTTTCGACCCGGCCTGCCAGCTTTCTCGTCTGCCGGAAGGGCTGAGCGAAACCGAGCTGATGTCAGTCATCGGCAACCTGGTGGATAACGCCGTCGATGCCACGCTAAAAACATCCGCACGCGCCACGCCGGTTGACGTCTACATTTCAGATAGAAACCACGAGCTGGTTATCGAGGTCGCCGACCAGGGCTGCGGCGTCGATGAAAGCATGAAGCCGTATATCTTCGAGCAAGGCTTCACCAGCAAGACGTCCACAGGATGCGAACTCACCGGTGCAGAACATGGCATCGGCCTCTACCTCGTGGCGGGCTACGTCCGGCGTGCCGGCGGCAGCATCGAAATGAGCGATAACGCTCCGCAGGGAACCGTGTTTACGGTTTTCCTCCCATTCAATGCCCCTCCTTGTGCAGGATTTTCCTATGACTGA
- the folB gene encoding bifunctional dihydroneopterin aldolase/7,8-dihydroneopterin epimerase, whose protein sequence is MDIVFIEQLSVITTIGVYDWEQTIEQKLVFDIELGWDNRKAAASDNVEDCLSYADISEAVVKHVEGSRFALVERVAEEVADLLMARFRSPWVRIKVSKPGAVARAANVGVIIQRGHNPN, encoded by the coding sequence ATGGATATTGTATTTATAGAGCAACTTTCGGTAATCACCACTATCGGTGTTTATGACTGGGAACAAACCATTGAACAGAAGCTGGTGTTCGATATCGAATTAGGCTGGGATAACCGTAAAGCCGCCGCCAGCGATAACGTGGAAGATTGCCTGAGCTATGCTGATATCAGCGAGGCGGTAGTGAAACACGTGGAAGGCAGCCGTTTTGCGCTGGTGGAGCGCGTGGCTGAGGAGGTCGCCGACCTGCTGATGGCGCGTTTCCGCTCACCGTGGGTGCGTATTAAGGTCAGCAAGCCGGGCGCGGTGGCGCGCGCGGCTAACGTTGGCGTTATCATCCAGCGTGGCCATAATCCTAATTAA
- the rpoD gene encoding RNA polymerase sigma factor RpoD, whose amino-acid sequence MEQNPQSQLKLLVQRGKEQGYLTYAEVNDHLPEDIVDSDQIEDIIQMINDMGIQVMEEAPDADDLLLAETSNNTDEDAEEAAAQVLSSVESEIGRTTDPVRMYMREMGTVELLTREGEIDIAKRIEDGINQVQCSVAEYPEAITYLLEQYDRVEAEEARLSDLITGFVDPNAEEDMAPTATHVGSELSQEEMDDDDEDEDEDSDDNSDDDNSIDPELAREKFAELRTQYEVTRDTIKAKGRSHAAAQEEILKLSEVFKQFRLVPKQFDYLVNSMRTMMDRVRTQERIIMKMCVEQCKMPKKNFITLFTGNETSETWFNAAIAMNKPWSEKLHDVKEDVMRSLQKLQQIEEETGLTIEQVKDINRRMSIGEAKARRAKKEMVEANLRLVISIAKKYTNRGLQFLDLIQEGNIGLMKAVDKFEYRRGYKFSTYATWWIRQAITRSIADQARTIRIPVHMIETINKLNRISRQMLQEMGREPTPEELAERMLMPEDKIRKVLKIAKEPISMETPIGDDEDSHLGDFIEDTTLELPLDSATTESLRAATHDVLAGLTAREAKVLRMRFGIDMNTDHTLEEVGKQFDVTRERIRQIEAKALRKLRHPSRSEVLRSFLDD is encoded by the coding sequence ATGGAGCAAAACCCGCAGTCACAGCTCAAGCTTCTTGTCCAACGTGGTAAGGAGCAAGGCTATCTGACCTATGCCGAGGTCAATGACCATCTGCCGGAAGATATCGTCGATTCAGATCAGATCGAAGACATCATCCAAATGATCAACGACATGGGTATTCAGGTGATGGAAGAAGCACCGGATGCCGATGATCTGTTGCTGGCTGAAACCTCCAACAACACTGATGAAGACGCTGAAGAAGCGGCTGCACAGGTTCTGTCCAGCGTGGAATCTGAAATCGGGCGTACGACCGACCCGGTGCGCATGTACATGCGCGAAATGGGTACCGTAGAGCTGCTGACCCGCGAAGGCGAAATCGACATCGCCAAACGTATTGAAGACGGGATCAACCAGGTACAGTGCTCCGTTGCCGAATACCCGGAAGCGATCACCTATCTGCTGGAACAGTACGATCGCGTTGAAGCGGAAGAAGCCCGTCTGTCCGACCTGATCACCGGTTTCGTCGATCCGAATGCCGAAGAAGATATGGCACCGACCGCTACGCACGTTGGCTCCGAGCTGTCTCAGGAAGAGATGGACGACGACGATGAAGACGAAGACGAAGACAGCGACGACAACAGCGACGACGACAACAGCATCGACCCCGAGCTGGCGCGTGAGAAATTCGCCGAGCTGCGTACTCAGTACGAAGTGACGCGCGACACGATCAAAGCCAAAGGCCGCAGCCACGCTGCCGCTCAGGAAGAGATCCTGAAGCTGTCCGAAGTGTTCAAGCAGTTCCGTCTGGTACCGAAACAGTTCGACTACCTGGTCAACAGCATGCGTACCATGATGGACCGCGTGCGTACCCAGGAACGTATCATCATGAAGATGTGCGTTGAACAGTGCAAAATGCCGAAGAAAAACTTCATCACGTTGTTCACCGGCAACGAAACCAGCGAAACCTGGTTCAACGCGGCTATCGCGATGAACAAACCGTGGTCTGAAAAGCTGCACGACGTAAAAGAAGACGTTATGCGCAGCCTGCAGAAACTGCAGCAGATTGAAGAAGAAACCGGCCTGACCATCGAGCAGGTGAAAGACATCAACCGTCGCATGTCCATCGGTGAAGCGAAAGCCCGCCGTGCGAAAAAAGAGATGGTTGAAGCGAACTTACGTCTGGTTATCTCTATCGCCAAAAAATACACCAACCGTGGCCTGCAGTTCCTGGATCTGATTCAGGAAGGCAACATCGGTCTGATGAAAGCGGTTGATAAGTTTGAATACCGTCGTGGTTACAAGTTCTCCACCTATGCAACCTGGTGGATCCGTCAGGCGATCACCCGTTCTATTGCGGATCAGGCGCGTACCATCCGTATCCCGGTACATATGATTGAGACCATCAACAAGCTCAACCGTATCTCCCGCCAGATGCTGCAAGAGATGGGCCGCGAGCCGACGCCGGAAGAGCTGGCTGAACGCATGTTGATGCCGGAAGATAAGATCCGTAAAGTGCTGAAGATCGCTAAAGAGCCTATCTCCATGGAAACGCCGATCGGCGACGATGAAGATTCGCATCTGGGTGATTTCATCGAGGATACCACCCTCGAGCTGCCGCTGGACTCTGCGACCACCGAGAGCCTGCGTGCCGCCACGCACGACGTTCTGGCCGGCCTGACCGCCCGTGAAGCGAAAGTCCTGCGTATGCGTTTCGGTATCGATATGAACACCGACCACACGCTGGAAGAAGTGGGTAAACAGTTCGACGTGACCCGCGAACGTATCCGTCAGATCGAAGCGAAAGCGCTGCGTAAGCTGCGCCACCCGAGCCGCTCTGAAGTGCTGCGTAGCTTCCTGGACGATTAA
- a CDS encoding response regulator yields the protein MTDIRPLEVVIVEDEPHLAQLHREYIEQNFHLRVVGIAGSLEQARELISRHQPRLVLLDNYLPDGQGVELIDSPLLKQFSCAVIFITAASDMQTCSHAMRSGAFDYLIKPVFSHRLRASLERFMLLEHTLRQVKVVDQRALDKLFNLPAGDASAAPSTKGIEPATLARVKRLFSERPEFSWSVEQIVEEAGISKTTGRRYLEYCVEIGFITIEIQYGNIGHPRRLYRKKNDAN from the coding sequence ATGACTGATATCCGTCCTCTTGAGGTTGTGATTGTTGAAGATGAGCCGCATCTGGCGCAGCTGCATCGGGAGTATATTGAGCAAAATTTTCATCTGCGAGTGGTCGGCATCGCCGGTTCGCTGGAACAGGCCCGCGAGCTGATTTCCCGCCACCAGCCGCGTCTGGTACTACTGGACAACTATTTACCGGATGGTCAGGGCGTTGAACTCATCGACAGCCCGCTGCTCAAGCAGTTTAGCTGTGCCGTCATTTTTATAACCGCCGCCAGCGATATGCAAACCTGTAGCCATGCCATGCGCAGCGGCGCGTTTGACTATCTCATTAAGCCGGTTTTTTCCCATCGTCTGCGCGCTTCGCTTGAACGCTTTATGCTGTTGGAGCACACGCTGCGCCAGGTGAAGGTTGTCGACCAGCGCGCGCTGGACAAACTGTTTAATTTACCCGCAGGCGATGCCTCAGCAGCACCGTCGACAAAGGGGATCGAGCCCGCCACGCTGGCACGCGTCAAACGTCTTTTCAGCGAGCGCCCGGAGTTTAGCTGGTCCGTCGAACAGATCGTAGAAGAAGCCGGGATAAGCAAAACGACAGGACGTCGCTATCTGGAATACTGCGTGGAAATCGGCTTTATTACCATCGAAATTCAGTACGGCAATATTGGTCATCCACGCCGTTTATACCGTAAAAAAAACGACGCTAATTAA